caaatcttcttcaaatcttcattaaatcttcttcaaatattcttcaaatattctacaaatcttgaccatatcttctttcatactctttgaaatcaaatatattgttctcataaaatactcttgttatcataaaaactctaagtataaaatgagTTTGGTTCCAACAGCAAATGTGTATCAAAAACTATTTATGAGCTTATAACGGGAAAGAAGTTGAGCTTCAAACATTTTCATGTGTGGGGTTGCAAGGTAGAAGTTAGACCTTATAATCCTCAATAAAGAAACTTGATCTGAAGACTATCAGTGGTTTCTTTATTTCCTTTGCAAAAACTCTAGAGGTTGCAAATTTTATTGTGTGTCTTATTCTACGCTAGTCATTGAATCTGAGCAAATGGTCTTCTTTGAAGACGACTTACATAGTAGGAGTTCTACGTCGTGACCAATCTTTATAAAGGAAGATTGAACATTTCTACCTATGCCTCATGTTTCTCATCCAACAGGTGTTATGGTTCCAAATACTCATAATAATGACTAGAATCTTCAAGAAGATGATACAATGGCACCAATGATAAGTGAACAAGAATATGACAATATCCTACAACCGACTACTATTGCTAAATCGAATGATGTTGTTGAAGCATTTCCAATGAGATGATCTCATAGAGCACACAAGTCTTCAATATTTGATGATTGTGTCGTATATCTTCAAGAACAAGTTTGACCTTCATGATGATGATGGTCTTATTACCTTTAATGAAGCAATCTCTTATTCTCATACTTATGATTGACCTCCATGATGCATGGTGAATTATCTTCTATGTCTCATAATGACATTTGGGGATCTCATGGAGCTGCTTGTTGGTTGCAAGGTTGTTAGGTGCAAATGGGTTATTAAAAccaaacataatcaatatggTAAAATTGATAGTTACAAAGTTAGACTAGTAATGAAAGGCTATAGGCAAAGataagggattgattataaagagacctTCTCACTTGTCTCTACCAAGGATGCCTTTCGAGTTGTTGTGCCATTGGTTGCAcattttaatttagaatttcATCGAATTATTGTGAAGATAGATTTTTTGAATGGAAAGCTTGTTGAAGATGTTTCCATGATTCAACCTGAAGGTTTTGCTGAAACAAGAAAAGAACACTTGATGTCCAAGCTGAAGAAATCTATCTACGGATTAAAACAAACATCTAGCAATGGTATTTGAAGTTTGACCAAGTCGTCGCTTCTTTTGGTTTTAATAAAAATGCCTTACAtaagtgaatttatttaaagactACTAAGAgcaattttatttgaagtttGACCATTGGTTGCAcattttaatttagaatttcACCGAATGGTTGTGAAGATAGATTTTTTGAATGGAAAGCTTGTTGAAGATGTTTCCATGATTCAACCTGAAGGTTTTGCTGAAACAAGAAAAGAACCCTTGGTGTGTAAGCTGAAGAAATCTATCTATTGATTAAAACAAGCATCTGAAAATGGTATTTGAAGTTTGACCAAGTTGTCGCTTCATTTGGTTTTAATAAAAATGCCTTAGATAAGTGCATTTATTTAAAGACTACTAGGAGCAGTTTTATAATTCTTGTGTTATACGTCAACGATATTCTTCTTGCTAGTAGATGCATTGAACTTTTGACTGAGACAAGACTAATGTTGAGTAGCcaatttgatatgaaagaccttggTGATGCTTCAATTGTTTTGGGCATTCAAATTTTTCATAATAGATCATGTGGTGTTCTTGGATTATCTTAGAGAGAATATATTGAAAATATCCTCAAGCAATTTAATATGCATTCTTGCTCCTCAGGCACTGCGCCTATTCAAAAAGATAATATGCTCTCTAAATCTCAATGTtctaaaaatgataaattaattgtttaaatGGAAAAAGTCGTATATGCTTTCGTTGTTGGTAGTTTAATGTATGCTCAAGTTTGTACTTGTCCTGATATCGCCTTTGTAGTTAATTCTTTAGGGAAATACTTGAGCAACCCAGGTTTGGGTCATTGGAAAATAGTTAAAAAGGTCTTGCGATATTTGCAAGAACCAAAGATTATTTGCAAGAACCAAAGATTATATTCTGACTCTGATTTTCCAAGTTTCCCTGACGACCCAAAGTCTACATCCaacttaatttttatgatgGTTGGAGAAGCTATTTATTGGCAGAATGTTAAGAAGACTCTTACAGCTACCTCTACCATGGAGGCAGAATATATTGCTTGCTATAAGGTACCTTGTCAAGCTATGTGGCTGAAAAACCTAATCTCTCGCTTTAAATTTGTTGAAAGCATATCTAGGCCACTTGTGAAATAATGTGACAATACTATTGTCATGCATTTCTCTCACAACATTAAGAGCTCTTCTTGCTAAAAGCATTTTCACATTAAATATCTATTTGTCATAAAGAAAattcttgaatctcatactcgAATGAACATCTTGCTACCAAAAATTTGTAGGAGATCCATTAACCAAGGGTTTAGCCGTCAAAGTTTTTCAGAGGCGGGTAGCCAATATGGGTTTAACTAAGTCATTTGATATTATAGATTAGTGAagtttgaattgccatattttAAGTACTTAATTATTATGATATATGTATGAGACGACATCAATTTTATAACCacaactcttatagcattttagATGTTGGGACAATTCTTGAATTTCATATTTCTTAATTATACTATGTTGATCCATACTCATTATCCTCGTGTGAAATATGAGTGTTTGACATGCATGATTTTTTTTCCTATCGGATTTTTTTTCGCATTGTTGATGTTTATGTTACTTATACTAGTTGGTGACAAGTGCTTTTATAAAGGATTGATTATTTCAtagatattttcatttttatatttgaataactATTTAAAAGCATCTAAGTgggagaattaaaatttaatcgatttctttaattaattaagtaataaaatagaaataaccaattatacattatttatttaatgcacttattttaaaatgagaATATTGACGAATTAGGTTGTGTTTGAGGTGAGCTCGTGATGGACTGAACTACTCCTTTAGTTAGTCCGTTGAGATGTCCCTCCCTCTATTGgtgtatatatgttttttcaTCCCATTATGTTAGAACACACAACAATAGTACGATCTACTATTGCTTTCTTATCTACCATATAATTGTATGTGATTTAGGTTTATGGTGATAATCTAACATGGACAATATCCTATATTGAGCTATGAGGCACAAACACCAACCATGAAAATAACGTTGATACGTCAATATCgacaataatttaataaaataaaagtgatttaTGGTAACTATTTATATTGGTATCGAACACCAACACATGTCAGACTTTAGACACTTCTTCAATTCGAAGTGTTAGTATTATCTAGATACTAAGGATTGATGGGACCGACAATAATGAGTTTAAGatgcaaataaaaaataggtattgtcttattaaaaataatagttatttgTTGAAAACAATTACTATAGTTGTAACACCTCAATTTTTAACACGTGAGTggattttttgttaaaaaaacaacttaataaaataatacgtCATAACACAAAACGACAagagtcataaataattacatcatttatacaaactaaaatagtttttgggacaataatccaaaatatacaaatagaaaatacatcggagctatgagacctatcaaacATCGCTCTTACCCCTGGGTATTCTCGACAGACACCTGCACAaaagtactgctccaagaatgATATCTCCCCCATGATCATGTCAAACAATGGAACATGAACCCATCAAACAAAAGTCAACTGTCAAGATATGTTATAGATACAATCatcccaaaacaaaataagtacaaccaccaaaagaaataCACTAAGGCCCCATACAACAAAAAACTAATTCGATCATCTACTAACAACTACAGTAACAaaggtgacctccacacactgcACAAGTTCTTTTGACGCAGTATCTCTTCTTGAAGTAACTTCCTCCTCACCGTCAGCCATAAAAGGATCAGTCTCCTTAGAGGTCAAGTCCACCCACATGATAAGTGGCTTCAGCGGCGCAAGAATCTCAAAACAGCTCACTAGCGAAAGTTTAGCTTTTTCAACAAATATCGCTACCACAATCAATTATAGCTTTTTCAACAAATATCGCTACCATAATTAAACACAACAAAAATATCGCTCGTGTCAACACCTTcaatcaaatagtgtttgacttTGTCAAATTAGTCCATGAGACTTTAactatcttacaaactatttcTTACTCCTAATCCCCTTATAGTATATTTCACTAAAGTAGTTTACAACGAGCAATgactaatagtattattatttaCGATGcacactttcaacatataaaaatatatttttagaaatcaaCATCCTTCAATTTTTCAGAGAATTTACTAACAATCATTTGAAacgtcttaaattatttttctcaaaagatTTTCACCCAACcacaaattttctcaaattttccataactcattttttatttcaaataactacaagtttgatctactatttttttaaagactaagtgttcaatcaaaatatttacttcatAACAACATAACTacacaaaaaatatcaataaatatttttctagtttcaaagttctaactctttgaaatagtttcatttctttcaaaatatattaaatattttatttttcttttcttatcaaCAAAGCttgtattttaattcatgaaatttagaatctttaaaaaatgaaattctaaCTCAAGACTTTAACCTTTACTTAATAACTcgaaactttaattaaaatcatgcaaacttttttaaaaattgaaagtatacatataaaaaCTTGAAATTACAATTTACTAACTTTCCTTAAAACACAACCTCAAAGATTTGATAATCACATGTACACATTTTTGATCGTCAATCATAACAACTATTTTTGAAAATGcataaactaagaaaaatcatttttctttaatcaccacaacaacattagtATATCAGAGTTCTTCCCACCGTTAACTCGGTGTCAACGATCTCAATTCATTTTCGTGACTCaatgagctaactacataaacataaggATTCATAACTATTTGTTCACCACCAAAATTTATCCAACTACATCATAattccaaaattaaatctttttgacataaaaaaaaaaaaaaaaaaaacttttacaaCTAAGtgatacattatttatttaaaactaaataaaaacaaacattttCCAATCCACACATACTCGacaattcaaatatttgtatCCTTTAAGTTATATCACTCAACTACTAGAGcacaaaaaatttaagttaataaagtactctaattttttttttaaaactcagcccaacaataattaaaagagtaacatttttaactctaaacattttagtttcaatctaacttttttgctcaaactcattacataactcaaacacatcaaaatcaatttttctttctaaccattactaacaacatcaataacaaggataaaatttattttatttttatataacatCCACAACATCAACACCTCCCTAATTTCACATTAAACCAAATTAatcaaacaaaaccaacaaaacATCATCTCCCCTTGGTTTGGGAGGGAGAGAAAGAAACTCATTCACTTTTctcaataacaacaacaagCATCAAATGATTGGTTAAGAACTCAAAAATTTCACCTTTTCCCCCACACATATAAAATTTTACGAATTTAGGAAAAATGGAAGAAAGTAAGTGTCTCACCTCAAATAAATTAGCTCACAAGCACTACCTTGTAAAGGAGAGTAACTTTCCTTCGTAACGCTTCTCAaatggaagcttagatctacGTGTAAAAATGgagtttgtgtttttttttcaaaccacCAAg
The genomic region above belongs to Cicer arietinum cultivar CDC Frontier isolate Library 1 chromosome 4, Cicar.CDCFrontier_v2.0, whole genome shotgun sequence and contains:
- the LOC140920034 gene encoding secreted RxLR effector protein 161-like is translated as MEKVVYAFVVGSLMYAQVCTCPDIAFVVNSLGKYLSNPGLGHWKIVKKVLRYLQEPKIICKNQRLYSDSDFPSFPDDPKSTSNLIFMMVGEAIYWQNVKKTLTATSTMEAEYIACYKVPCQAMWLKNLISRFKFVESISRPLVK